A stretch of the Streptomyces ortus genome encodes the following:
- a CDS encoding phytoene desaturase family protein, which produces MARIVVIGAGMGAMAAAARLAVAGHRVTVYERAATYGGAVGRFERDGFAFDTGPGLLQLPAVYRDLFVKTGKEPLEACVDLVQVDPAARHVFADGTEVPLPNASRAGVVSALDGALGAGAGERWGDFLVRAREAWDRTRRPLLEEPLWSDWQVLGEREPYPAPRQRRLLRTRTAARLSEVGAWELGDPRLAALLESYALAYGLDPRAVPASASVLPYMEHAFGAWYVRGGIRELARAVHERCVARRVEFVFGAEVVAVTEKDGRATGVELRDGTVAEADFVVGGPPELLKSLTGRDDLYGGEAAGPRPATPSCGKAVVCLALRGPREAGAAHRTVVHTPDRAEELDHTFGAGTAAPRPTVWVARPDDPLLRPDDAHESVVLTATVPSLAHYDWAAAGAADAFADRMVAAAERAVPDLRERVLWREVRTPLHTERETGAPGGAVPAPALAGAGGTRLRPGNATQIPGLFAVGGRAHPGGGLPHAGMSGSLVAGLIVEGPDFRGSQ; this is translated from the coding sequence ATGGCACGGATTGTGGTGATCGGCGCCGGGATGGGCGCGATGGCGGCCGCTGCCCGGCTGGCCGTCGCGGGCCACCGGGTGACGGTGTACGAGCGGGCGGCGACGTACGGCGGAGCGGTGGGCCGTTTCGAGCGCGACGGGTTCGCCTTCGACACGGGCCCCGGACTGCTCCAGCTGCCCGCGGTCTACCGCGATCTGTTCGTGAAGACCGGCAAGGAGCCCCTGGAGGCGTGCGTCGACCTGGTCCAGGTCGACCCGGCGGCGCGGCACGTCTTCGCCGACGGCACGGAGGTCCCGTTGCCCAACGCCTCGCGCGCGGGGGTCGTCTCGGCCCTGGACGGCGCGCTGGGCGCGGGCGCGGGTGAGCGCTGGGGCGACTTCCTGGTCCGGGCCCGCGAGGCCTGGGACCGGACCCGCCGGCCGCTCCTGGAGGAGCCGCTGTGGTCCGACTGGCAGGTGCTGGGCGAGCGCGAGCCCTATCCGGCACCGCGGCAGCGGCGCCTGCTGCGCACCCGTACGGCGGCCCGGCTCTCGGAGGTCGGTGCCTGGGAGCTGGGCGACCCCCGCCTCGCCGCCCTCCTGGAGAGCTACGCGCTGGCGTACGGACTCGACCCGCGCGCGGTACCGGCCAGCGCGTCCGTGTTGCCGTACATGGAGCACGCCTTCGGCGCGTGGTACGTGCGCGGCGGGATCCGCGAGCTGGCGCGGGCCGTGCACGAGCGGTGCGTGGCCCGGCGGGTGGAGTTCGTCTTCGGGGCGGAGGTCGTGGCCGTCACCGAGAAGGACGGCCGGGCGACCGGCGTGGAGCTGCGCGACGGGACCGTCGCCGAGGCGGACTTCGTGGTGGGCGGCCCACCGGAGCTGCTGAAGAGCCTGACCGGCCGCGACGATCTGTACGGGGGCGAGGCCGCCGGGCCCCGTCCCGCGACCCCGAGCTGCGGCAAGGCAGTGGTCTGCCTCGCCCTGCGCGGCCCGCGCGAGGCGGGCGCCGCGCACCGCACGGTCGTCCACACACCGGACCGGGCCGAGGAGCTGGACCACACCTTCGGGGCGGGTACGGCGGCGCCGCGGCCCACGGTGTGGGTGGCCCGTCCGGACGATCCGCTGCTGCGCCCGGACGACGCCCACGAGTCCGTGGTGCTCACGGCGACGGTGCCGTCCCTCGCGCACTACGACTGGGCCGCGGCCGGTGCCGCCGATGCCTTCGCGGATCGCATGGTCGCCGCGGCGGAGCGGGCCGTGCCGGACCTGCGCGAGCGCGTGCTGTGGCGCGAGGTACGGACGCCCCTGCACACGGAGCGGGAGACCGGAGCGCCGGGCGGCGCTGTACCCGCTCCGGCGCTGGCCGGTGCGGGCGGCACCCGGCTGCGGCCGGGCAACGCCACCCAGATACCGGGCCTGTTCGCGGTCGGCGGCCGGGCGCACCCCGGCGGCGGGCTTCCGCACGCCGGGATGTCGGGCTCGCTGGTCGCCGGACTGATCGTGGAGGGACCGGACTTCAGGGGTTCGCAGTGA
- a CDS encoding DUF4126 domain-containing protein: protein MSVLPLVFTSGWASGVNAYAVVLLLGLFGATGLTDEVPESLQRPEVLVVAGVLFVCEAFADKIPYVDSVWDTVHTVIRPVSGAVVAALLAGQSGSLSELTAAAIGGSSALASHTVKAGTRMAINTSPEPFSNVVMSTAEDLGVAGILTFAMFHPEAAAIIAGVLLLAGVLVLYFLISRIRRFRRRRAQRREEKRLVDRLGPPPPG, encoded by the coding sequence GTGTCCGTACTCCCCCTGGTGTTCACCAGTGGCTGGGCCAGCGGTGTCAACGCGTACGCGGTGGTGCTGCTCCTCGGCCTCTTCGGCGCGACCGGCCTGACCGACGAGGTCCCCGAGTCGCTGCAGCGCCCCGAAGTCCTCGTCGTGGCCGGCGTCCTGTTCGTCTGCGAGGCCTTCGCCGACAAGATCCCGTACGTGGACTCGGTGTGGGACACCGTGCACACGGTGATCCGGCCGGTGTCGGGAGCCGTCGTCGCGGCGCTGCTCGCCGGGCAGAGCGGTTCGCTGTCCGAGCTGACGGCGGCGGCGATCGGTGGCTCCTCCGCCCTGGCCAGCCACACCGTCAAGGCCGGGACGCGGATGGCGATCAACACCTCGCCGGAGCCGTTCAGCAACGTCGTGATGAGCACCGCCGAGGATCTCGGGGTCGCCGGGATCCTGACCTTCGCGATGTTCCATCCCGAGGCCGCGGCGATCATCGCGGGAGTCCTGCTGCTGGCCGGTGTGCTGGTGCTCTACTTCCTGATCTCGCGGATCAGACGGTTCCGGCGGCGCCGGGCCCAGCGCCGCGAGGAGAAACGGCTCGTGGACCGCCTCGGGCCGCCGCCACCCGGCTGA
- a CDS encoding YhgE/Pip family protein, whose translation MRSPKLAALELRRFGRGRLPRAALAALLLLPLLYGALYLWSFWDPYGRLDRIPVALVNDDQGATAADKKVVLGDEITKGLRKSDTFEWHEVSAAEAREGVEDGDYYLSLTMPSDFSRRIASSSGDSPETGALQVRTNDANNYIVGQISRTVFSEVRTAASTKAARSFLDKIYVSFSDIHGKTQKAAEGADSLSGGIGKAKKGSKDLADGLADAEKGSGKLATGLKKLDTGAGDLEDGSRQVSQGTQTLADKVNGVADKVGPFLKGNEKEIGDTARLVADSASVIRGNLDTLARTAPAAAKSAHTASDTLNGVYRTRCEDQDLPLPDAACPDLKKARDAAADVAKVADDVDTLVAGQKGDLKTLDKHLATLEKQARALADRSPHLSEDLTTAVSKINQLNKGAGKVAKGAETLHTGLGTAKKGATDLDSGIGRLGTGADDLEGGMYKLADGSGKLAGGLHDGAGKIPDYDKKDRDQRTGVMADPVQLASKDLHKAPNYGTGFAPYFIPLSLWVGAMVAYMLIPPLNRRALAAGAGAWRIALAGWLPVAALGVLQTVALMSVLHWAIGLEAVRAAGTVAFLFLVTACFAAIVQWLNARFGAAGRILVLALLMLQLTSAGGTYPVQTSPGFFNVIHPFMPMSYVVDALRRLITGGGLGPVWQACAVLTAFTLGALALTAVAARRRQVWTLDRLHPELSL comes from the coding sequence ATGCGCTCGCCGAAACTGGCCGCGCTTGAGCTCAGGCGCTTCGGCAGGGGCAGGCTCCCGCGCGCGGCGCTGGCCGCGCTCCTGCTGCTCCCCCTGCTGTACGGCGCCCTCTACCTGTGGTCGTTCTGGGACCCGTACGGCCGCCTCGACCGCATCCCCGTGGCGCTGGTGAACGACGACCAGGGAGCCACCGCGGCCGACAAGAAGGTCGTGCTGGGCGACGAGATCACCAAGGGGCTGCGGAAGAGCGACACCTTCGAGTGGCACGAGGTGAGCGCCGCCGAGGCCCGCGAGGGCGTCGAGGACGGCGACTACTACCTGTCGCTGACCATGCCGTCCGACTTCAGTAGGAGGATCGCCTCCAGCTCGGGGGACTCCCCGGAGACGGGCGCCCTCCAGGTGCGTACGAACGACGCGAACAACTACATCGTCGGGCAGATTTCGCGGACGGTCTTCAGCGAGGTGCGCACGGCCGCCTCGACCAAGGCGGCACGGTCGTTCCTCGACAAGATCTACGTCTCGTTCTCCGACATTCACGGGAAGACCCAGAAGGCCGCCGAGGGGGCCGACAGCCTCTCCGGTGGCATCGGGAAGGCGAAGAAGGGCTCGAAGGACCTCGCGGACGGCCTCGCGGACGCCGAGAAGGGCAGCGGCAAGCTCGCCACCGGGCTGAAGAAGCTCGACACGGGAGCGGGCGACCTGGAGGACGGCTCACGGCAGGTCTCGCAGGGCACGCAGACCCTCGCGGACAAGGTCAACGGCGTCGCGGACAAGGTGGGGCCCTTCCTGAAGGGCAACGAGAAGGAGATCGGCGACACCGCCCGGCTCGTCGCGGACTCCGCCTCCGTCATCCGCGGCAACCTCGACACGCTGGCGAGGACGGCCCCGGCCGCCGCCAAGAGCGCGCACACCGCCTCCGACACGCTGAACGGCGTCTACAGGACGCGCTGCGAGGACCAGGACCTGCCGCTGCCCGACGCCGCCTGCCCGGACCTGAAGAAGGCCAGGGACGCGGCGGCGGACGTGGCGAAGGTCGCCGACGACGTCGACACGCTGGTGGCCGGCCAGAAGGGTGACCTGAAGACGCTGGACAAGCACCTGGCCACCCTGGAGAAGCAGGCCCGGGCGCTGGCCGACCGCTCGCCGCACCTGTCCGAGGACCTCACCACGGCCGTCTCGAAGATCAACCAGCTCAACAAGGGGGCCGGGAAGGTCGCCAAGGGTGCCGAGACGCTGCACACGGGGCTCGGCACGGCCAAGAAGGGCGCCACCGACCTGGACAGCGGCATCGGCAGGCTCGGGACGGGAGCGGACGACCTCGAAGGGGGCATGTACAAGCTCGCCGACGGCTCGGGGAAGCTCGCCGGCGGACTCCACGACGGCGCGGGAAAGATCCCGGACTACGACAAGAAGGATCGTGATCAGCGCACCGGGGTCATGGCCGACCCCGTACAGCTCGCTTCGAAGGACCTGCACAAGGCGCCCAACTACGGCACCGGTTTCGCCCCGTACTTCATTCCGCTCTCCCTGTGGGTGGGCGCGATGGTCGCCTACATGCTGATCCCGCCGCTCAACCGGCGCGCGCTCGCCGCGGGCGCCGGCGCCTGGCGGATCGCGCTGGCGGGCTGGCTGCCGGTGGCCGCCCTGGGAGTGCTCCAGACGGTCGCGCTGATGTCCGTACTGCACTGGGCGATCGGTCTTGAGGCGGTGCGGGCGGCCGGGACGGTGGCCTTCCTGTTCCTGGTGACGGCCTGTTTCGCGGCGATCGTGCAGTGGCTCAACGCGCGCTTCGGAGCGGCCGGCCGGATCCTCGTCCTCGCGCTCCTGATGCTCCAGCTGACCTCGGCCGGCGGCACGTACCCCGTGCAGACCAGCCCCGGCTTCTTCAACGTGATCCACCCCTTCATGCCGATGAGTTACGTCGTCGACGCCCTGCGGAGACTCATCACAGGCGGCGGTCTGGGCCCGGTCTGGCAGGCCTGCGCCGTGCTCACCGCCTTCACCCTGGGCGCCCTCGCGCTCACCGCGGTGGCGGCGCGACGACGGCAGGTGTGGACCCTCGACCGACTTCACCCGGAGCTGAGCCTGTGA
- a CDS encoding TetR/AcrR family transcriptional regulator, producing the protein MESSSTVDSGGGRRQATRQKLYEAAVTLIAEQGFSATTVDEIAERAGVAKGTVYYNFASKSVLFEELLRHGVGLLTASLREAVEKTDEDGGSRVDALDAMIRAGLVFIGRYPAFTQLYVAELWRTNRAWQSTLMVVRQQAVAVVEDVLRDGIANGELSDEIDTPLTAAALVGMVLVAALDWQAFQPQRSLDEVHAALSLLLQGRVGGGRLGPG; encoded by the coding sequence ATGGAAAGCAGCAGTACGGTGGACAGCGGCGGCGGCCGGCGGCAGGCGACCCGGCAGAAGCTCTACGAGGCGGCGGTGACCCTCATCGCCGAGCAGGGCTTCTCCGCCACCACCGTGGACGAGATCGCCGAACGTGCCGGAGTGGCGAAGGGCACGGTCTACTACAACTTCGCGAGCAAGTCCGTCCTCTTCGAAGAGCTGCTCCGGCACGGGGTGGGACTGCTCACCGCCTCGCTGCGGGAGGCGGTCGAGAAGACCGACGAGGACGGCGGCAGCAGGGTCGACGCGCTGGACGCGATGATCCGGGCGGGCCTCGTCTTCATCGGCCGCTATCCGGCCTTCACCCAGCTGTACGTGGCGGAGCTGTGGCGCACCAACCGGGCCTGGCAGTCCACGCTGATGGTGGTCAGGCAGCAGGCCGTCGCGGTCGTCGAGGACGTCCTGCGCGACGGAATCGCCAACGGTGAGCTGAGCGACGAGATCGACACCCCCCTGACGGCGGCGGCGCTGGTCGGCATGGTGCTGGTGGCGGCCCTGGACTGGCAGGCGTTCCAGCCGCAGCGCTCCCTGGACGAGGTCCACGCCGCACTGTCCCTGCTGCTCCAGGGAAGAGTCGGCGGCGGGCGCCTCGGACCCGGGTGA
- a CDS encoding ATP-binding cassette domain-containing protein, whose protein sequence is MDGPHGLGVTAEDFGLEGPRGWAFRGVDVDAEPGSLIAVEGPSGSGRTCLLLALTGRMKPTEGHARVGRHELPKQMAAVRRCSALAHVPGVTDLEPALSVAEHLRERALLQRRFGGPVRGLLRPRQERLTEARLRVDSALAAAGLDREALPKGSRTAVRDLERLEALRLSVALALIGRPRLLGIDDTDLKFSDAERTEVWALLRSLTEAGTTVVAVCSEAPKGAVLVSMESDHDKETVDALAETGRA, encoded by the coding sequence GTGGACGGTCCGCACGGACTCGGCGTCACGGCCGAGGACTTCGGGCTCGAGGGGCCTCGCGGCTGGGCGTTCCGCGGCGTGGACGTCGACGCGGAGCCCGGCTCGCTGATCGCGGTCGAGGGACCTTCGGGCTCGGGCCGTACCTGTCTGCTGCTGGCGCTCACCGGCCGGATGAAACCCACCGAGGGCCACGCGAGAGTGGGACGCCACGAGCTGCCGAAGCAGATGGCGGCGGTCCGCCGGTGCAGCGCGCTGGCCCATGTCCCCGGCGTCACCGATCTGGAACCCGCCCTGTCCGTCGCCGAGCACCTCCGGGAGCGCGCCCTGCTCCAGCGGCGCTTCGGCGGCCCCGTACGCGGGCTGCTGCGACCGCGTCAGGAACGGCTGACGGAGGCCCGGCTGCGGGTCGACAGCGCGCTGGCCGCCGCCGGGCTCGACCGGGAGGCACTGCCCAAGGGCTCCAGGACCGCCGTACGCGACCTGGAACGCCTGGAGGCGCTGCGGTTGTCCGTGGCCCTCGCCCTGATCGGCCGCCCCCGGCTGCTCGGGATCGACGACACCGACCTGAAGTTCTCGGACGCCGAACGGACCGAGGTGTGGGCGCTGCTGCGCTCGCTGACCGAGGCCGGGACCACGGTCGTGGCGGTGTGCAGCGAGGCCCCGAAGGGCGCGGTCCTGGTGTCCATGGAATCCGACCACGACAAGGAGACGGTGGATGCGCTCGCCGAAACTGGCCGCGCTTGA
- a CDS encoding SAV_6107 family HEPN domain-containing protein, translating into MASSSAAAARRRRATGPAPSLTGPASDVHPVLRRATAPPAALDLLAQARAGLDEAALLEMPNDRYATAHLAALRTAAAVLAARGRPETSERRRAKIRSAWEVLPEIAPELAEWSVLFASGARRRARAEAGIQGAASIRDADDLLRDVAMFLRLVERMLVLQPVLPQPRQEGGQANRSEPEGRLAPGPREIREVPDAG; encoded by the coding sequence ATGGCCAGCTCTTCCGCAGCCGCCGCCCGTCGGCGCCGCGCCACCGGCCCTGCCCCCTCACTGACCGGACCGGCGAGCGACGTGCACCCCGTGCTCCGCCGTGCCACGGCCCCGCCCGCCGCCCTCGATCTGCTCGCCCAGGCCCGCGCCGGACTCGACGAGGCGGCCCTGCTGGAAATGCCCAACGACCGGTACGCGACGGCGCACCTGGCTGCCCTGCGCACCGCCGCGGCCGTGCTCGCCGCGCGCGGCCGGCCCGAGACCAGCGAGAGGCGCCGGGCCAAGATCCGGAGCGCTTGGGAAGTACTGCCCGAGATAGCGCCCGAACTCGCCGAGTGGAGCGTGCTGTTCGCCTCGGGGGCCCGTCGGCGGGCCCGCGCGGAGGCCGGCATCCAGGGCGCCGCCAGCATCCGGGACGCCGACGACCTGCTGCGTGACGTGGCGATGTTCCTCCGCCTCGTGGAGCGCATGCTGGTGCTCCAGCCGGTCCTGCCGCAGCCACGGCAGGAGGGCGGTCAGGCGAACCGGAGCGAACCCGAGGGCCGGCTCGCGCCGGGCCCCCGGGAGATCCGGGAGGTCCCGGACGCGGGCTGA